In Azospirillaceae bacterium, a genomic segment contains:
- the ltaE gene encoding low-specificity L-threonine aldolase, which yields MIRFDFRSDTVTRPSPAMRQAMANAEVGDDVFGDDPTVKRLEARTADLLGKEAGLFLPSGTQSNLAALMAHCGRGDEYIVGQMAHCYRWEAGGAAVLGSIQPQPIAHQADGTLALADIDAAIKPDDPHFARTRLLALENTLGGRALPLSYMRDATDLARRRGLATHLDGARVFNAATALGVPAAEVATGFDSVSVCLSKGLGAPIGSVLVGPADLIQRARRIRKMLGGGLRQVGILAAAGLYALEHNVARLADDHANARRLAEGLSAFPALTVTPPDTNILFVAVTADVAEAFNAHLKDNGVAVTSTYGMQRWVTHLDVDAAAVEQALAIVGTFFR from the coding sequence ATGATCCGTTTCGACTTCCGCAGCGACACCGTCACCCGGCCCTCTCCCGCCATGCGCCAGGCCATGGCGAATGCCGAGGTGGGCGACGACGTGTTCGGCGACGATCCGACGGTGAAGAGGCTGGAAGCACGGACGGCGGACCTGCTGGGCAAGGAAGCAGGGCTTTTCCTGCCGTCGGGCACGCAATCCAACCTGGCGGCCCTGATGGCGCATTGCGGCCGGGGCGATGAATACATCGTGGGCCAGATGGCCCATTGCTATCGCTGGGAGGCGGGCGGGGCCGCCGTGCTGGGCAGCATCCAGCCGCAGCCCATCGCCCACCAGGCCGACGGCACCCTGGCGCTGGCCGACATCGATGCGGCCATCAAGCCGGACGATCCGCACTTCGCCCGCACCCGCCTGCTGGCACTGGAGAACACGCTGGGCGGCCGGGCCCTGCCCCTGTCCTACATGCGCGACGCCACCGACCTGGCCCGCCGCCGCGGCCTGGCCACCCATCTGGACGGTGCCCGTGTGTTCAACGCCGCCACCGCGCTGGGCGTGCCGGCGGCGGAGGTCGCGACCGGCTTCGACAGCGTGTCCGTCTGCCTATCCAAGGGCCTGGGCGCCCCCATCGGCAGCGTGCTGGTGGGGCCGGCCGACCTGATCCAGCGGGCCCGCCGCATCCGCAAGATGCTGGGCGGCGGCCTGCGCCAGGTGGGCATCCTGGCGGCCGCCGGCCTGTACGCGCTGGAGCATAACGTGGCCCGCCTGGCCGACGACCATGCCAACGCGCGCCGCCTGGCCGAGGGGCTGTCTGCCTTCCCCGCCCTGACCGTCACGCCGCCCGACACCAACATCCTGTTCGTCGCCGTGACGGCGGATGTGGCCGAGGCCTTCAACGCCCACCTGAAGGACAATGGCGTCGCCGTCACCAGCACCTATGGTATGCAGCGCTGGGTCACCCACCTGGACGTGGACGCCGCGGCGGTGGAGCAGGCCTTGGCCATTGTGGGCACCTTCTTCCGCTAA
- a CDS encoding acyl-CoA dehydrogenase family protein has product MIEPDEVPRTARGTNLYIDDINLQRLLERRAPDELGRQEDRLADFGAWAGGPLDEQAEYTDRHANPHFLPQPYGPNGPEPGRIVFNPRYLDCHAEAYRRGAVGLPYQKGSSGRHLACFTMGYLLSQADVSIHCPVTMTGAVAHVLDTIAPTALRDRFLPNLTRMDGKALSGGTWATELHGGSDVGATTTRAVKTDAAWALHGLKWFTSNAGSGLALATARPDGAAEGSKGLGCYLVPSHLDDGQANAYAIRRLKEKVGTRGLATAELDLNGALAFEVAGPGDGLKVMMAALEYSRIHNAVASAGLLRRAFVESLGWSAHRPAFGQPVVNYPMVQDQLLDMQMEVEAAVALSFESVFAFDALATGESEGEQGGDWLRLVTALAKYRTADQAVRACRTAVEMVGGNGYTEEFPTARLYRDCLVTAVWEGPANIQALELLRLVAGKRPGDQIFLARVGAALSDLPPRAGDTAAILEGALEECRAALSHLRRNPEQAPRHGRRLLDLLSDTLAAALLCEEAVADLKLGDARKLLVANRFTHRVLAHHNPIATEMEPALAAFEDVILYQPID; this is encoded by the coding sequence ATGATCGAGCCTGATGAGGTTCCCCGCACCGCCCGGGGCACCAACCTGTACATCGACGACATCAATCTGCAGCGCCTGCTGGAACGCCGCGCACCGGATGAGTTGGGGCGACAGGAAGACCGGCTGGCCGATTTCGGCGCCTGGGCCGGCGGGCCGCTGGACGAACAAGCGGAATACACCGACCGCCACGCCAACCCGCACTTCCTGCCCCAGCCCTACGGTCCCAACGGGCCGGAACCGGGCCGCATCGTCTTCAACCCCCGTTACCTGGATTGCCATGCGGAGGCCTATCGCCGGGGTGCGGTGGGCCTGCCCTATCAGAAGGGGTCCTCCGGTCGGCACCTGGCCTGTTTCACCATGGGCTACCTGCTGAGCCAGGCGGACGTGTCCATCCATTGCCCGGTGACCATGACCGGCGCCGTGGCGCACGTGCTGGACACCATCGCGCCGACGGCGTTGCGCGACCGCTTCCTGCCCAACCTCACCCGCATGGACGGCAAGGCCCTGTCCGGCGGCACCTGGGCCACCGAACTGCACGGCGGGTCGGACGTGGGCGCCACCACCACCCGTGCCGTCAAGACCGACGCGGCCTGGGCCCTGCACGGCCTGAAATGGTTCACCAGCAACGCCGGATCCGGCCTGGCGCTGGCCACCGCCCGCCCGGACGGTGCTGCGGAGGGAAGCAAGGGCCTTGGGTGCTATCTGGTGCCCAGCCACCTGGACGATGGCCAGGCCAACGCCTACGCCATCCGCCGCCTGAAGGAAAAGGTAGGTACCCGCGGCCTGGCCACGGCGGAACTGGACTTGAATGGTGCCCTGGCGTTCGAGGTGGCGGGGCCGGGCGACGGGCTGAAGGTGATGATGGCGGCGCTGGAATACAGCCGCATCCACAACGCCGTGGCGTCGGCCGGCCTGCTGCGCCGCGCCTTCGTGGAATCGCTGGGCTGGTCGGCCCACCGCCCCGCCTTCGGCCAGCCGGTGGTCAACTACCCCATGGTGCAGGACCAGTTGCTGGACATGCAGATGGAGGTGGAGGCGGCGGTGGCCCTGTCCTTCGAATCGGTGTTCGCCTTCGATGCCCTGGCCACCGGGGAAAGCGAGGGCGAGCAGGGCGGCGACTGGTTGCGCCTGGTCACGGCGCTCGCCAAGTACCGCACCGCCGACCAGGCCGTGCGCGCCTGCCGCACCGCCGTCGAGATGGTGGGCGGCAACGGCTATACCGAGGAATTCCCCACCGCGCGGCTGTACCGCGATTGCCTGGTGACCGCGGTGTGGGAAGGGCCGGCCAACATCCAGGCGCTGGAACTGCTGCGCCTGGTGGCGGGCAAGCGGCCGGGCGACCAGATCTTCCTGGCCCGCGTGGGGGCTGCCCTGTCCGACCTGCCGCCCCGCGCGGGCGACACCGCCGCCATCCTGGAAGGCGCCCTGGAGGAATGCCGGGCCGCCCTTTCCCATTTGCGCCGCAATCCGGAACAGGCGCCGCGCCACGGCCGCCGCCTGCTGGACCTGCTGTCCGACACCCTGGCGGCGGCGTTGCTGTGTGAGGAGGCGGTGGCCGACCTGAAGCTGGGCGACGCCCGCAAGCTGCTGGTCGCCAACCGCTTCACCCACCGCGTGCTGGCCCACCACAACCCCATCGCCACGGAGATGGAGCCGGCGCTGGCGGCGTTCGAGGATGTGATCCTGTATCAGCCCATCGACTGA
- the pspA gene encoding phage shock protein PspA produces the protein MGIFSRLSDIINSNLNAILDRAEEPEKIIRLVIQEMEDTLVEVRSAAVKTVAEKKEIERRLVELRREAEEWQRKAELALSKDREDLAKGALMARAKITESADSLTTDLARLDEVLAKTNDDVGQLQAKLQDAKTRERTIIARQKTATARLKVKTQLHDGRITDAFSRFEQIERNLDVLEGKSEVLDLGRKRSLADEIAELESNDKVESELQALKAKLATKNQG, from the coding sequence ATGGGCATCTTTTCGCGCCTCAGCGACATCATCAATTCCAACCTGAACGCCATCCTGGATCGCGCCGAGGAGCCGGAGAAGATCATCCGCCTTGTCATCCAGGAGATGGAAGACACGCTGGTCGAGGTCCGTTCCGCCGCGGTGAAGACCGTGGCGGAGAAGAAAGAGATCGAACGCCGCCTGGTCGAGCTTCGCCGTGAGGCGGAGGAATGGCAGCGCAAGGCCGAGCTGGCCCTGTCCAAGGACCGTGAGGACCTGGCCAAGGGCGCCCTGATGGCCCGCGCCAAGATCACCGAGTCCGCCGACAGCCTGACCACCGACCTCGCCCGCCTGGACGAGGTGCTGGCCAAGACCAACGACGACGTCGGCCAGCTGCAGGCCAAGCTGCAGGACGCCAAGACCCGCGAGCGCACCATCATCGCCCGCCAGAAGACCGCCACGGCGCGTCTGAAGGTGAAGACCCAGTTGCACGACGGCCGCATCACCGACGCGTTTTCGCGTTTCGAGCAGATCGAGCGTAACCTGGATGTCCTCGAGGGCAAGTCCGAGGTCCTGGATTTGGGCCGCAAGCGCAGCCTGGCGGATGAAATCGCCGAGCTGGAGAGCAACGACAAGGTCGAATCCGAGCTGCAGGCCCTGAAGGCCAAGCTGGCGACCAAGAACCAGGGGTAA
- the tgt gene encoding tRNA guanosine(34) transglycosylase Tgt has protein sequence MPDAASDAMPSSTYPGFSFEITHKAPDSRARLGRLTTPHGTISTPNFIFCGTKASIKGVTPEQMRAEKTDIILSNTYHLMIQPGADIVAKMGGLHRFMGWDGPMLTDSGGFQIFSMGHGSVADEIKGRRTQTRETTLLKISEKGATFRSYMNGEKLFLSPESSIDIQRKLGADLIVQFDECTPFHVDRAYTAKSMALSHRWGDRSLKEFARGGGLSYNGLPQALYGIIQGGVYEDLRKESATYTKDRPFFGTAVGGSLGANTAQMDEVVAMTMPHTHPDRPVHLLGIGGIRDIFAGVIQGIDTFDCVSPTRIARHGWALAPKAKGERLNMRNSRFRDDPGPIDPACDCYACRTFSRAYIHHLLKAGELLVMQLLSIHNVATMNRLLRDVREGIATGTLAEARKRWVLEPGEDAAAQGGNA, from the coding sequence ATGCCCGACGCCGCGTCCGACGCCATGCCCAGCAGCACCTATCCCGGGTTCTCGTTCGAGATCACCCACAAGGCCCCGGACAGCCGGGCGCGCCTGGGACGGCTGACGACGCCGCACGGCACCATCTCCACCCCCAATTTCATCTTCTGCGGCACCAAGGCGTCCATCAAGGGTGTCACGCCGGAGCAGATGCGGGCGGAGAAGACGGACATCATCCTGTCCAACACCTATCACCTGATGATCCAGCCGGGTGCGGACATCGTCGCCAAGATGGGCGGCCTGCACCGCTTCATGGGCTGGGACGGCCCCATGCTGACCGATTCGGGCGGTTTCCAGATTTTCTCCATGGGCCATGGTTCGGTCGCGGATGAGATCAAGGGCCGGCGCACCCAGACGCGTGAGACCACCCTGCTGAAGATCAGCGAGAAGGGCGCCACCTTCCGCAGCTACATGAACGGCGAGAAGCTGTTCCTGAGCCCCGAATCGTCCATCGACATCCAGCGCAAGCTGGGCGCCGACCTGATCGTGCAGTTCGACGAGTGCACGCCCTTCCACGTCGACCGCGCCTATACCGCCAAGTCCATGGCGCTGAGCCACCGCTGGGGCGACCGCAGCTTGAAGGAATTCGCCCGCGGCGGGGGCCTCAGCTACAACGGCCTGCCCCAGGCGCTCTACGGCATCATCCAGGGCGGCGTGTATGAGGATTTGCGCAAGGAGAGCGCGACATACACCAAGGACCGCCCCTTCTTCGGCACCGCCGTGGGCGGCAGCCTGGGCGCCAACACGGCGCAGATGGATGAGGTGGTGGCCATGACCATGCCCCACACCCATCCCGACCGGCCCGTCCACCTGCTGGGCATCGGCGGCATCCGCGACATCTTCGCCGGCGTGATCCAGGGCATCGACACCTTCGACTGCGTCAGCCCCACCCGCATCGCCCGCCACGGCTGGGCGCTCGCGCCCAAGGCGAAGGGGGAGCGGCTGAACATGCGCAACTCCCGCTTCCGCGACGATCCCGGCCCCATCGATCCGGCCTGCGACTGCTACGCCTGCCGCACCTTCAGCCGCGCCTACATCCACCATCTGCTGAAGGCGGGCGAACTGCTGGTCATGCAACTGCTGTCCATCCACAACGTCGCCACCATGAACCGCCTGCTGCGCGACGTGCGCGAGGGTATCGCCACCGGCACCCTGGCCGAGGCCCGCAAACGCTGGGTGCTGGAACCGGGCGAGGACGCGGCGGCGCAGGGCGGCAACGCCTAA
- a CDS encoding lysine--tRNA ligase, translating into MATEQELAREAKAWPFEEARKLVARYGDKAPPKGYVLFETGYGPSGLPHIGTFGEVARTTMVRQAFQRLAPGVPTRLFAFSDDMDGLRKVPDNIPNREMVAEHLGKPLTKVPDPFGTHESFGHHNNARLRAFLDGFGFEYEFQSSTDWYTSGRFDPALLAVLRHYDEIMGVMLPTLGEERRATYSPFLPVSPSSGRVLQVPMLEINPDAGTVVFEDEDGKKIETPVTGGHVKLQWKPDWGMRWFALGVDYEMAGKDLIPSVELASKICRILGGTPPEGFNYELFLDDKGQKISKSKGNGLTMEEWLRYAPPESLALYMFQKPRAAKKLFFDVIPRAVDDYLTFVDKLKAEDPAKALENPAWHIHNGQVPEWATAADRLKTNLSFGILLNLAGAANAENADVMWGFISRYAPAATPANSPFLDRLVGYAVAYYQDRVKPTKVYRAPTDVERAALVDLRAALDRLPADAEALQNEVYEIGKRHPFPELRAWFLALYEVLLGQSTGPRMGSFIALYGVEETKALIDQALGDGIK; encoded by the coding sequence ATGGCGACGGAACAGGAACTGGCACGCGAGGCGAAGGCTTGGCCGTTTGAGGAGGCGCGCAAACTGGTCGCGCGCTACGGCGACAAGGCCCCGCCCAAAGGCTATGTCCTGTTCGAGACCGGCTACGGCCCCTCGGGCCTGCCGCACATCGGCACCTTCGGCGAGGTCGCCCGCACCACCATGGTGCGCCAGGCCTTCCAGCGCCTGGCGCCCGGCGTGCCCACCCGCCTGTTCGCCTTTTCCGACGACATGGACGGCCTGCGCAAGGTGCCGGACAACATCCCCAACCGGGAGATGGTGGCGGAGCACCTGGGCAAGCCCCTGACCAAGGTGCCGGACCCCTTCGGCACGCATGAAAGCTTCGGCCACCACAACAACGCGCGCCTGCGCGCCTTCCTGGACGGCTTCGGCTTCGAGTACGAATTCCAGAGCAGCACCGACTGGTACACCTCCGGCCGCTTCGATCCCGCCTTGCTGGCCGTGCTGCGCCACTATGACGAGATCATGGGCGTGATGCTGCCGACCCTGGGCGAGGAGCGCCGGGCCACATACAGCCCCTTCCTGCCCGTCAGCCCCAGCAGCGGCCGCGTGCTGCAGGTGCCGATGCTGGAGATCAACCCGGATGCCGGCACCGTGGTGTTCGAGGATGAGGACGGGAAGAAGATCGAGACGCCGGTCACCGGCGGGCATGTGAAGCTGCAGTGGAAGCCCGACTGGGGCATGCGCTGGTTCGCCCTGGGCGTGGACTATGAGATGGCGGGCAAGGATCTGATCCCGTCCGTCGAACTCGCCAGCAAGATCTGCCGCATCCTGGGCGGCACCCCGCCCGAGGGCTTCAATTACGAGCTGTTCCTGGACGACAAGGGCCAGAAGATCAGCAAGTCCAAGGGCAACGGCCTGACGATGGAGGAGTGGCTGCGCTACGCCCCGCCGGAAAGCCTGGCGCTCTACATGTTCCAGAAGCCGCGCGCCGCCAAGAAGCTGTTCTTCGACGTCATCCCGCGCGCGGTCGATGATTACCTGACCTTCGTCGACAAGCTGAAGGCGGAAGACCCGGCCAAGGCGCTGGAGAACCCGGCCTGGCACATCCACAACGGCCAGGTGCCGGAGTGGGCGACGGCCGCCGACCGGCTGAAGACCAACCTGTCCTTCGGCATCCTGCTGAACCTGGCGGGTGCCGCCAATGCCGAGAACGCGGACGTGATGTGGGGCTTCATCAGCCGCTACGCCCCCGCCGCCACGCCCGCCAACAGCCCCTTCCTGGACCGGCTGGTGGGTTACGCCGTCGCCTATTACCAGGACCGGGTGAAGCCGACCAAGGTCTACCGCGCGCCCACCGACGTGGAGCGTGCCGCCCTGGTGGATTTGCGGGCCGCGCTGGACCGCCTGCCCGCCGATGCCGAGGCCCTGCAGAACGAGGTCTACGAGATCGGCAAGCGCCATCCCTTCCCCGAACTGCGCGCCTGGTTCCTGGCCCTGTACGAGGTGCTGCTGGGCCAGAGCACGGGCCCCCGCATGGGCAGCTTCATCGCCCTTTACGGCGTGGAAGAGACCAAGGCCCTGATCGACCAGGCCCTGGGCGACGGCATCAAGTAA
- a CDS encoding PBP1A family penicillin-binding protein, whose translation MSHDDNDTSLRAFRPVGSQPAPKRKPVSVKAPPKVAARPRVREEDDDMDGGDAGGQPPRRRPPPPKRRSPKGRPAARRRLPWWARALIVLSIWGLIFLAAFVAYFAYDLPEISQVAQFQRRPAVTVLADDGSKLARFGDMRGETLEVSEVSPDLVHAVLAVEDRRFYGHFGIDPIGIARAAWTDYRTGHMRQGASTITQQLARNLFLSPAKNMRRKVQEAMLALMLEHRYSKDQILGAYLNRVYLGSGTYGVDAAARTYFNKSAADVNLREAAIIAGLLKAPSKYSPSANNERTEQRMAVVLATMVDAGYITVEQAKAVVNQPAQPRGNPAVEGDSRYFAAWVADQVNAFIGPNHGDLVVHTTYDAKMQRAATSHVAEILNGPGAAANVHQAAVVIMAPDGAVKAMVGGRDYDESQFNRATQAMRQPGSSFKPFVYLAALEAGRMPDDTILDAPYKRGKWEPKNFEPGYMGEIPLRTALAHSVNTATIRLLESVGIDHAIAVARRLGITAPLRRDLSLALGTSEVTPLELTGAYTAIANGGRAVFPYGITEIRDADENLLYQRKGTGAGYAIAAGDDANLVRMMMGVVQIGTGRSAQLPDRPIAGKTGTTQDYRDAWFMGFTADYVTGVWLGNDDGDEMKRITGGTLPAKLWKAIMTDLEQGLPSRDLIPLQPAVQQNQAPDGPAVPPMATVETVPLDGAPSLPSAGVPAVDTTGQVKPEAVQKEDDDDDNTDTSGKSDAIGDLLKKLKSQE comes from the coding sequence TTGAGCCACGACGATAACGACACCTCGCTGCGTGCCTTCCGCCCCGTGGGCAGCCAGCCGGCGCCCAAGCGCAAGCCCGTTTCGGTCAAGGCGCCGCCCAAGGTCGCGGCCCGGCCCCGCGTGCGGGAAGAGGATGACGACATGGATGGCGGCGATGCCGGCGGCCAGCCGCCGCGCCGTCGTCCGCCGCCGCCCAAGCGGCGTTCGCCCAAGGGCCGCCCGGCCGCCCGGCGGCGCCTGCCGTGGTGGGCGCGGGCGCTGATCGTCCTGTCCATCTGGGGGCTGATCTTCCTGGCGGCTTTCGTCGCCTACTTCGCCTACGACCTGCCGGAAATCAGCCAGGTGGCGCAGTTCCAGCGCCGCCCCGCCGTCACCGTGCTGGCTGATGACGGCAGCAAGCTGGCGCGCTTCGGCGACATGCGCGGCGAAACGCTGGAGGTGTCTGAGGTTTCGCCCGACCTGGTCCACGCCGTCCTGGCGGTGGAGGATCGGCGCTTCTACGGCCATTTCGGTATCGATCCGATCGGTATCGCGCGGGCGGCCTGGACCGATTACCGCACCGGCCACATGCGCCAGGGCGCCTCCACCATCACCCAGCAGCTGGCCCGTAACCTGTTCCTGTCGCCGGCCAAGAACATGCGCCGCAAGGTGCAGGAGGCCATGCTGGCCCTGATGCTGGAGCATCGCTACAGCAAGGACCAGATCCTGGGCGCCTACCTGAACCGGGTGTACCTGGGCTCCGGCACCTACGGCGTGGACGCGGCGGCGCGGACATATTTCAACAAGTCGGCGGCGGACGTGAACTTGCGGGAGGCGGCGATCATCGCCGGCCTGCTGAAGGCGCCGTCGAAATACTCGCCCAGCGCCAACAACGAACGCACCGAACAGCGCATGGCCGTGGTCCTGGCCACCATGGTGGACGCCGGCTACATCACGGTGGAACAGGCCAAGGCGGTAGTGAATCAGCCGGCGCAGCCGCGCGGCAACCCGGCCGTGGAGGGCGACAGTCGTTACTTCGCCGCCTGGGTGGCCGACCAGGTCAACGCCTTCATCGGGCCCAACCACGGCGACCTGGTGGTCCACACCACCTATGATGCCAAGATGCAGCGGGCCGCCACCAGCCACGTGGCGGAGATCCTGAACGGTCCTGGTGCCGCCGCCAACGTGCATCAGGCCGCCGTCGTCATCATGGCGCCGGATGGTGCCGTGAAGGCCATGGTGGGCGGCCGCGACTACGACGAAAGCCAGTTCAATCGCGCCACCCAGGCCATGCGGCAGCCGGGATCGTCGTTCAAGCCTTTCGTCTACCTGGCGGCGCTGGAGGCGGGCCGCATGCCCGACGACACCATCCTGGACGCCCCCTACAAGCGCGGGAAGTGGGAACCGAAGAACTTCGAGCCCGGCTACATGGGCGAAATCCCGTTGCGCACGGCGTTGGCCCATTCCGTCAACACCGCCACCATCCGCTTGCTGGAAAGTGTCGGCATCGACCATGCCATCGCCGTGGCCCGCCGCCTGGGCATCACCGCCCCCCTGCGCCGCGACCTGTCGCTGGCGCTGGGCACCAGCGAGGTGACGCCCTTGGAACTGACGGGTGCCTACACCGCCATCGCCAACGGCGGCCGCGCCGTCTTCCCCTATGGCATCACCGAAATCCGCGACGCGGACGAGAACCTGCTGTACCAGCGCAAGGGCACGGGGGCCGGCTACGCCATCGCCGCCGGCGACGACGCCAACCTGGTGCGGATGATGATGGGCGTGGTGCAGATCGGCACCGGGCGTTCGGCCCAGTTGCCCGACCGGCCCATCGCCGGCAAGACCGGCACGACCCAGGACTATCGCGACGCCTGGTTCATGGGTTTCACCGCCGACTACGTCACCGGCGTCTGGCTGGGCAATGACGATGGCGATGAGATGAAGCGCATCACCGGCGGCACCCTGCCGGCGAAGCTGTGGAAGGCCATCATGACCGACCTGGAACAGGGCCTCCCGTCGCGCGACCTCATCCCCCTGCAGCCGGCCGTCCAGCAGAACCAGGCGCCCGACGGCCCGGCCGTGCCGCCCATGGCCACGGTGGAAACCGTGCCCCTGGACGGTGCGCCCTCGCTCCCGTCCGCTGGCGTACCCGCTGTCGACACCACCGGCCAGGTCAAGCCCGAGGCGGTGCAGAAGGAAGACGACGATGACGACAACACCGACACCAGCGGCAAGTCTGACGCCATCGGCGACCTGCTGAAGAAGCTGAAGTCGCAGGAGTAG
- a CDS encoding NAAT family transporter, giving the protein MDLPSFVASWQEYSKFVIALFAILTPFAAIPIFLGLTEGRSQRERNAIARQAVMTVATVLIVSALVGDLVLRLLGTSLDSFRVGGGLVLLLISLSMLNANVSAMKQTEGEASEAEQRSAIGVVPLGLPLLAGPGAISAVIIQMQKGHGAVHGGLIIACIVFVCLLLWGALHLAVPIGNRLGQIGLNIMSRLFGLLLAAVAVETITTGLRALFPGLAGGM; this is encoded by the coding sequence TTGGACTTACCGTCGTTCGTGGCGTCGTGGCAGGAATACAGCAAGTTCGTCATCGCGCTGTTCGCCATCCTGACGCCCTTCGCCGCCATTCCCATCTTCCTGGGGCTGACCGAGGGCCGCAGCCAGCGCGAGCGCAACGCCATCGCGCGCCAGGCGGTGATGACGGTGGCCACCGTCCTGATCGTCTCCGCCTTGGTGGGCGACCTGGTGCTGCGCCTGCTGGGCACCAGCCTGGACAGCTTCCGCGTCGGCGGCGGCCTGGTGCTGCTGCTGATCTCCCTCTCCATGCTGAACGCCAACGTGTCGGCCATGAAACAGACGGAGGGTGAGGCCAGCGAGGCCGAGCAGCGCAGCGCCATCGGCGTGGTGCCCCTGGGCCTGCCCCTGCTGGCCGGCCCGGGCGCCATCTCCGCCGTCATCATCCAGATGCAGAAGGGCCATGGCGCCGTCCATGGCGGCCTGATCATCGCCTGTATCGTCTTCGTCTGCCTGCTGCTATGGGGCGCCCTGCACCTGGCCGTTCCCATCGGCAACCGCCTGGGCCAGATCGGCCTGAACATCATGAGCCGTCTGTTCGGCCTGCTGCTGGCCGCCGTGGCGGTGGAAACCATCACCACCGGCCTGCGCGCCCTGTTTCCGGGTTTGGCCGGGGGTATGTGA
- the pspF gene encoding phage shock protein operon transcriptional activator, whose protein sequence is MASSATPPSLVGQAASFLHLMEHVSRAAPLNRPTLVIGERGTGKELVAARLHYLSARWDKPFIKLNCAALSETLLETELFGHEQGAFTGAAKRHVGRFELADGGTLFLDEIATSSPAVQEKILRVIEYGEFERVGGTQTVAVDVRVVGATNADLPRMAAAGRFRADLLDRLSFDVVTIPPLRARTDDIPMLVDHFGIAMARELGRPFFPGFAPRAMAEMLAYAWPGNIRELKNVVERAVYRAQGAERAIDEVVFDPFESPFRPTAMPGDRRAGPAGGDDGREEAVAAPSPAPAPAAGPALPSGPCNFLEHVADFEKALLRAALERNQFHQKRAAADLGLNYHQFRGYLRKYDLLDRRAAAE, encoded by the coding sequence ATGGCGTCTTCCGCTACCCCGCCGTCCCTGGTCGGCCAGGCTGCGTCCTTCCTGCATCTGATGGAACACGTGTCGCGGGCGGCCCCGTTGAACCGCCCCACGCTGGTCATCGGCGAACGCGGCACCGGCAAGGAACTGGTGGCGGCCCGCCTGCATTACCTGTCGGCCCGCTGGGACAAGCCCTTCATCAAGCTGAACTGCGCGGCCCTGTCCGAAACCCTGCTGGAGACGGAGCTGTTCGGGCATGAGCAGGGCGCCTTCACCGGGGCGGCCAAACGCCATGTCGGCCGGTTCGAACTGGCCGACGGCGGCACCCTGTTCCTGGATGAGATCGCCACCAGTTCTCCCGCCGTGCAGGAGAAGATCCTGCGCGTCATCGAGTATGGGGAGTTCGAACGCGTGGGCGGCACCCAGACGGTGGCGGTGGATGTGCGCGTGGTGGGCGCCACCAACGCCGACCTGCCGCGGATGGCCGCTGCCGGAAGGTTCCGCGCCGACCTGCTGGACCGCCTGTCCTTCGACGTGGTGACCATCCCGCCCCTGCGGGCGCGCACCGATGACATCCCCATGCTGGTGGACCATTTCGGCATCGCCATGGCGCGCGAACTGGGCCGGCCCTTCTTTCCGGGATTCGCGCCCAGGGCGATGGCGGAGATGCTGGCCTATGCCTGGCCCGGCAACATCCGTGAACTGAAGAACGTGGTGGAGCGCGCGGTCTATCGGGCCCAGGGGGCGGAGCGCGCCATTGACGAGGTGGTGTTCGACCCCTTCGAGTCGCCCTTCCGGCCCACGGCCATGCCGGGGGATCGCCGGGCCGGGCCCGCCGGCGGGGATGACGGGCGGGAGGAGGCAGTCGCCGCCCCATCGCCGGCCCCGGCACCCGCCGCGGGCCCGGCGCTGCCCAGCGGTCCCTGCAACTTCCTGGAACATGTGGCGGATTTCGAGAAGGCGCTGTTGCGCGCGGCGCTGGAACGCAACCAGTTCCACCAGAAACGCGCCGCCGCCGATCTGGGCCTGAACTACCACCAGTTCCGGGGATATCTTCGCAAGTACGACCTGCTGGACCGCCGGGCCGCGGCGGAGTGA